The DNA segment CATACGAATCCGGCACAAACCGGCTTCGTACTGGGACAGGATCACCAGATCGCGGATTGCGTGAACGCCGGCGCGGTCCAGTGTGTGCAAAACCTTGACAGGCAAATCCAATGCGCCGGCTTCCAGCCGATAGAGATGGACTCCTTCCATGCTCAAATGCTGGCAATAAAGCCGTTCCGCCTGTGCGGCCTGCTCTGTGAGGGCGTTTGTCCTGGCCGCAAAGCCGTCTGCCACATAGAGAAGCAGTTCCTTCACCTGGCATTTCTTGACCGCATGGCGAATAATCTGCCGGATGCGGTTCTCGTTGACATGGTGTTGGTCAGCCAGCGCTTTCATGGAAGCGCCTTCGCGGTAATGCTTGTCCAGGACAAAGCGTTCCCGCTCGGTGAGCTGATCCAGCAGATTGGCCAACCCTGCCTGCTGGTCTGCGATAAGCGTGGCATAATCCATCGCTGTGCCGCAGATTTCATTTAATCTGATTGCCGATAACAAATTTACCGGATACGGACGTTTCATCGCGAAGTTCCTCCTTTTCACTGCCGTCAACCGGCAGGATCCAGATCAGTCTGTGTCACCTCCACGTCAAAGACTTCAAATTCTTCCTCCACGCCCATCCGCAGCGTGTGTTTCAGATACTGTTCCACGTCAAAGGCGTTTTTCTTGTCATAATCGGACAATTCCCTGTATCGTTTATGCTGTGTGATGTCGTACTTATTGCTCAGGAAAGGCCGGACGCCGCGCAGTTGCAGGATGCACTTGTTTCCATCCATAACCGAAAGTTCATCTCGACTCATCAGCTCTTTCCCGGTTTTTTGATAATTCATGCCATACGACTGGCTCTGCCCGCGGGTATCCGATGTGTTGAGCAAATCTATGGTTTCCTTGCCCAGCGTCTCGCTGATTTCCTTCAGGGTCGAGCTTTCCTTGCCGCCCAAAAACAACATGGTGTCGCAGTTGCCGGTGATGGTTTCCGCGGCGTCCTTATAGATCGTCTTGAGCTGGCTCTGAGACTGCAAAATAATAGAAGCCGATATTTCACGGCTTCGGATGGTGGCAATCAACTTATCAAATTTCGGGATTGAGCCAATATTGGCAAACTCATCGAGCAGGAGCCGGACATGGTACGGAAGCCGGCCGCCGTGCTCATCATCCGCCTTATCACACAGAA comes from the Eubacteriaceae bacterium Marseille-Q4139 genome and includes:
- a CDS encoding TraM recognition domain-containing protein; protein product: MLISCGARLAPFDIQELRDLMSYDELELDMLGERRTAMFVIISDTDDTFNFVVAIMYTQLFNLLCDKADDEHGGRLPYHVRLLLDEFANIGSIPKFDKLIATIRSREISASIILQSQSQLKTIYKDAAETITGNCDTMLFLGGKESSTLKEISETLGKETIDLLNTSDTRGQSQSYGMNYQKTGKELMSRDELSVMDGNKCILQLRGVRPFLSNKYDITQHKRYRELSDYDKKNAFDVEQYLKHTLRMGVEEEFEVFDVEVTQTDLDPAG